A region from the Acyrthosiphon pisum isolate AL4f chromosome A1, pea_aphid_22Mar2018_4r6ur, whole genome shotgun sequence genome encodes:
- the LOC100165811 gene encoding peroxidase: MFVKKMKKVPIVLVLIVSISCELIQNNENESNADSYSNPGILYEEAHNNCLNDEYVSDKNPSKIPSLAENPIGFLEPKEIDLADRCFPKPICDPHAVYRTINGSCNNLIFPIWGRSNSANTRIIEADYSDGKSQERRALSGNKLPNPRKIRTTLFPDVNKPALKYNLLFMQFGQLVAHDTELIFSKTVGSDGSPIVCCNPDDSTPEFLPPDCLQITIPKDEPGYSKNRCLSSQRATDTADLGCHIKPVRQQIGVTSFIDASLLYGSDEIIAHSLRTFSHGKLRRQIGPKGKSYLPNVKQATKECTVANDATVCYAAGDVRVNQHPNIAVATISLLRAHNLLCDDLKKINPEWDDERLYQEARRLLIAMYQHVVYYEFVPALLGKDYAKANKLLPLEKGYNMDYNEFLNPTTMTCFTGAAYRSLHSEIQGYMDLVNEARQVKSKIRLSDFFQRTDIVQRGDNFDSLTRGLLTQISQEQDQYYTSEVSEYLFRIPNKTVGSDLPSFDIARGRDFGIPSYNKFRKLCGLSEAKTFEDFTDQISKKNVDTLASLYEDPNDVDFYVGGMLEKLKPGSSLGHTFQCISGEMFFRWKFGDRFFYEFGNQTGSFRPDQLSEIRKSTLSLLVCMTSDIQSIQRNAFDVLSKHNPLVPCSSIPKLNLDPWREWRA; encoded by the exons ATGTTCgttaaaaaaatgaagaaagtTCCAATTGTTCTGGTGTTAATTGTTAGCATATCATGCGAacttattcaaaataatgaaaatgaatcGAATGCAG ATTCGTACAGTAATCCAGGAATTCTTTATGAAGAGGCACACAATAATTGCTTGAATGACGAATACGTTTCAGATAAAAATCCTTCTAAGATAcc ATCGCTAGCGGAGAATCCTATTGGATTCTTAGAGCCTAAAGAAATTGATCTGGCTGATCGATGTTTTCCCAAACCAATATGTGATCCCCATGCTGTGTACAGAACCATAAATGgtagttgtaataatttaatatttccaatttGGGGTCGATCTAATTCAGCAAACACACGAATTATTGAAGCAGACTATTCGGATG gaAAGAGCCAAGAAAGAAGAGCATTATCGGGAAATAAATTGCCAAACCCTAGGAAAATACGAACAACTTTGTTCCCAGACGTGAATAAACCCGcacttaagtataatttattgttcatgcAATTTGGCCAATTGGTTGCACACGATACTGAATTAATATTCTCTAAAACTGTTG gTAGTGATGGAAGTCCAATAGTATGTTGCAATCCGGATGATTCTACACCAGAATTTCTACCTCCTGATTGCCTTCAGATTACAATCCCGAAAGATGAGCCTGGTTATTCAAAAAACCGATGTTTATCATCTCAACGAGCCACTGATACAGCAGATCTAGGTTGCCATATAAAACCAGTCAGACAA cAAATTGGAGTTACCAGTTTTATAGATGCTTCATTATTATATGGTTCAGATGAAATCATAGCACATTCTTTACGAACATTCTCTCATGGAAAACTCAGGAGACAGATAGGACCTAAAGGAAAATCATATTTACCCAATGTTAAACAAGCAACAAAAGAATGCACCGTGGCTAATGATGCGACTGTGTGTTATGCTGccg GTGATGTAAGAGTAAACCAACATCCTAATATAGCAGTTGCCACGATATCATTATTGAGAGCTCATAACCTACTGTgcgatgatttaaaaaaaataaatcctgAATGGGACGACGAACGATTATACCAAGAAGCGAGGAGATTACTCATCGCAATGTATCAGCACGTGGTATACTATGAATTTGTTCCGGcacttttag GAAAAGATTATGCCAAAGCAAACAAATTACTACCATTAGAAAAAGGTTATAATATGGATtacaatgaatttttaaatccaACTACGATGACTTGTTTTACCGGTGCTGCATACAGATCACTTCATAGCGAAATACAAGGATATATGGa TTTGGTCAATGAAGCCAGACAAGTTAAGTCAAAAATTCGCCTGAGTGACTTTTTTCAAAGAACTGACATAGTGCAGAGAGGAGACAATTTTGATAGTCTTACTAGAGGTTTGCTTACTCAAATTTCACAGGAACAAGATCAATATTACACATCTGAA gtTAGCGAATATCTATTCAGAATCCCGAATAAAACAGTAGGTTCCGACTTGCCCAGCTTCGACATCGCACGTGGTAGAGATTTTGGAATACCATCGTATAATAAATTTAGGAAATTGTGTGGGTTGAGCGAAGCGAAGACTTTTGAAGATTTTACTgatcaaatatcaaaaaaa AATGTCGATACCTTAGCTAGCTTATACGAGGATCCAAACGATGTCGATTTTTACGTAGGTGGTATGTTGGAAAAACTGAAACCGGGATCTTCATTGGGACACACGTTTCAGTGTATTTCTGGAGAAATGTTTTTCAGATGGAAGTTTGGCGATCgatttttttacgaatttgGAAACCAAACGGGATCTTTTCGACCAG ATCAACTTTCTGAAATACGAAAATCAACATTATCACTTTTGGTGTGTATGACATCAGACATTCAATCTATACAACGCAATGCGTTTGATGTACTCAGTAAACA tAATCCATTAGTACCGTGCAGTTCCATACCAAAACTCAATTTGGATCCTTGGAGAGAATGGAGGGCTTAA